One segment of Brassica napus cultivar Da-Ae chromosome C3, Da-Ae, whole genome shotgun sequence DNA contains the following:
- the LOC106360139 gene encoding ceramide synthase 1 LOH3-like has product MDLKILNWDWNQESYPSSSDLWVLIFFAPFFLFLRLILDRSIFERVARRVVFPRGNCVDSIGRRKRMVKFKESAWKCLCSISTEALALYVTYNEPWFKDTRCFWLGPGNQIWPDQKIKLKMKGLYTFVGGLNVYSLFALFFWETRRSDFKVMIVHHIVTSSLIILSYVFRFSRVGSVILALLDITDVFAEIGKMCKYSGEESMATVSFILFFLLWTALRLIYYPLWILWGTSYESINVKLEWDKKHSMEITGIETGLPSTMYYIFNTFLWCLQILHIYWWVLICRMFIIQIRSEDKIARDVRSDSEGEDDEHQD; this is encoded by the exons ATGGATCTCAAAATCTTGAATTGGGATTGGAACCAAGAATCTTACCCATCTTCTTCTGATTTATGGGTTCTCATCTTCTTTGctcccttcttcctttttcttCGTTTGATACTCGACAGATCCATATTCGAG AGAGTTGCTAGAAGAGTGGTGTTTCCTCGAGGAAACTGTGTTGATTCAATCGGTAGAAGAAAGAGGATGGTTAAATTCAAAGAATCAGCTTGGAAATGTCTCTGCTCTATCTCTACCGAAGCACTTGCTCTCTACGTCACTTATAATGAGCCATGGTTTAAAGACACACGATGCTTCTGGTTAGGACCAGGAAACCAGATATGGCCTGACCAAAAGATAAA GTTGAAAATGAAGGGACTGTACACGTTTGTCGGTGGCTTGAATGTGTATTCTTTATTTGCTTTGTTCTTTTGGGAAACAAGACGATCTGATTTCAAAGTCATGATAGTTCATCACATAGTAACTTCATCCCTCATCATTTTGTCTTACGTTTTCAG ATTTTCTCGTGTAGGTTCTGTAATATTGGCTCTTCTCGATATCACCGACGTGTTTGCAGAGATAGGCAAGATGTGCAAATACAGCGGCGAAGAGTCCATGGCTACTGTCTCGTTCATCCTATTTTTCCTGTTATGGACGGCTCTGCGACTCATCTATTACCCTTTATGGATCCTCTGGGGTACCAG TTATGAATCTATAAACGTGAAACTAGAGTGGGACAAGAAGCATTCGATGGAAATTACTGGCATAGAAACTGGACTGCCTTCTACAATGTACTACATTTTCAACACATTTCTATGGTGCTTACAGATTCTTCACATCTACTGGTGGGTCTTGATATGTCGTATGTTCATCATCCAAATCCGTTCCGAAGACAAAATCGCTAGAGACGTCCGTTCTg ATTCTGAAGGTGAAGATGATGAACACCAAGATTGA
- the LOC106359245 gene encoding glutathione S-transferase T3-like yields MNTTTGFVNLMYCQSSVDLESPKPAWFGSQGPDEFVFHPGVESSFQPGVQSAVQPTVESANKKRRKWSPNEDKILIGAWLNTSKDPVVSCDQKAERFWKRIVDYYNASPQLVGTVPRELGPAKQRWARINEQVCKFVGCYEAALRGQRSGQNEDDVMKAALDSFFNIYEHKFSLEHAWRELRHDQKWCTTYMVKDGGKEKRKPVVDVDTEDDVAEPESRPVSVKAAKAAGKRKKSGKEEEMSQLQSIMEMKEKLSKQSSPKKILSPRWKNLLN; encoded by the coding sequence ATGAATACCACAACTGGCTTTGTTAATCTAATGTATTGTCAATCTTCAGTTGATCTTGAGTCACCCAAACCAGCTTGGTTCGGGTCGCAAGGTCCTGATGAGTTTGTTTTCCACCCTGGTGTCGAGTCTTCTTTCCAACCTGGTGTCCAGTCTGCTGTCCAGCCTACTGTCGAGTCTGCTAACAAAAAGAGGAGGAAATGGTCTCCTAATGAGGATAAAATCCTCATTGGTGCTTGGCTTAACACCAGCAAAGACCCCGTTGTCAGCTGTGACCAGAAAGCTGAACGTTTCTGGAAGAGAATTGTTGACTACTACAACGCAAGCCCTCAACTGGTTGGGACAGTACCTAGAGAGCTTGGTCCAGCGAAGCAGCGGTGGGCTAGGATTAACGAGCAGGTCTGTAAGTTCGTTGGATGCTATGAGGCGGCGTTGAGGGGGCAGAGAAGTGGTCAGAATgaagatgatgtgatgaaagcAGCCCTCGACTCATTCTTCAACATTTATGAGCACAAGTTCAGCCTCGAACATGCGTGGAGGGAGCTGAGGCATGACCAGAAATGGTGCACCACCTATATGGTTAAAGATGGTGGGAAGGAGAAGCGCAAACCAGTGGTGGACGTTGATACAGAAGATGATGTTGCCGAACCTGAAAGCAGACCAGTTAGTGTGAAAGCTGCTAAAGCAGCTGgtaagaggaagaagagtggCAAGGAAGAAGAGATGTCACAGCTTCAGTCCATCATGGAAATGAAAGAAAAGCTCTCTAAACAAAGCTCTCCAAAAAAGATCCTCTCTCCGAGATGGAAGAATCTCTTAAACTGA